The DNA sequence GCGTACGACATGTTCGAGATGGTCCGGGTGATCTGCCCGGACTGCGCCCAGCCCATCGCCCTGCTGGCCGACGAGGACGTCCTGCCGGAGCACGCCCGGTGCCCCACGCCGTGGAACCCCTTCGTCCTCACCGTCTGCGCCGGGACCGGCCGCGGCGTGAGCGACGCCCGGCCCGCGGACGAGACGCTGGAGCTCCAGGAGCAGGAGGCGGGGCTGCTGTTGACGCTCCCCCAGGGGCTCGACTGGCGGATGCAGCCCTTCTCGCACGCCGGCGGGCCCGGCTCCCGTCCGCTGCGCGTGCCGCGGATGCGGCACGAGGCCGCCTGACCCGTACGCCGTACGCCCCGCCCAGCACCACGACGGCCCCGCCGCCGTGGTGTTGTCCGCGGTCCCGCATCCCCCGGTCGCCGGCGACCGGGTGCGGGCACCCGCGAACGAGCGCTCGAATCGGCGCGGCAGTGACCCCGGCCCGCCCCGCGGCGTTGGCCCTGTATGACCACGCTGCATTCACCTGTCGGTTCGGGTCGCCGCCGTCTCGCCGTCCCCGCTTCCGAAGAATCGGTTCCGCAGCCGGGAACGCCCGCACAGCCGCTTCCCCGCTCCACGAGTACCTCACCCATGGGCGCCCCCGTGGACCCGCCCATCTACAGCGCGCTCCTCGACCAGTGGGAGCGCGACGGCCGGGCACTGCCGGGCCGCCGCGACCCGGAGTGGCACCAGGCCGCGGCACTGCCCCCCTGGCCCGAGGCGCCGCCGATGTTCAGCGCGTCTCGGGACCCGCGAGGTGGCGGGCGATGACCATGCGCTGGATCTGATTGGTGCCCTCCACGATCTGGAGCACCTTCGCCTCGCGCATCAGCCGTTCGACCGGGAAGTCGAGCGTGTAGCCGTATCCGCCGAGCACCTGGACGGCGTCGGTGGTCACCCGCATGGCCGCGTCCGTGCAGAACAGCTTCGCCATGGCGGCCTGCCGGGAGAAGGGCTCCCCCGCGTCCCGCAGCCGCGCCGCCTCCAGATACAGCGCACGGCCGGCCTCGATCTGGGTGGCCATGTCGGCGAGCATGAAGCGCAGCCCCTGGAAGTCCGCGATGGGGCGGCCGAACTGCCGCCGGTCCGTGGCGTACCGGACGGCCTCGTCCAGGGCGGCCTGGGCGACCCCGACGGCACAGGCGGCGATGCCGAGGCGCCCGGAGTCGAGCGCGGACAGGGCGATGGCGAAGCCCTGGCCCTCCTCGCCGATGCGCCGGTCGACGGCGACCCGTACGCCGTCGAAGTGGAGCTGGGCCGTCGGCGAGCCCTTCATCCCCATCTTCTTCTCGGGGAGAGCGGCGTTCAGCCCCTCGGCGTCACCGGGGACGAGGAAGGCCGTGATGCCGCGGGGGCCCTCGACGCCGGTGCGGGCGAGCACGGTGCAGAAGTCCGCGACGCCGCCGTGGGTGATCCAGGCCTTGGTGCCGGTGATGACCCAGTCGTCCCCGTCCCGCACGGCCTTGGTGCGCAGGGAGGCGGCGTCGGAGCCGGATGCGGGTTCGGAGAGGCAGTAGGCGCCCAGCAGGCCGCCGGAGAGCATCGCCGGCAGGTGCGTGGCGCGCTGCTCGTCGGTGCCGTATCCGGCCAGGGCGTGGCAGGCCAGGGAGTGGACGCTGACGCCGAGACCGACGGTGAGCCGGGCGGCGGCCAGCTCTTCCAGGACCTGGAGGTAGACCTCGTAGGGCTGGTCACCGCCGCCATGGGCGGAGTCGTACGGCAGTCCCAGAAGTCCGGCCTCGGACAGGAGGGTGAAGACCTCGCGGGGGAAGACTCCCGCATCCTCCTCCTCGGCCGCCCGGGGAGCGATCTCCTTCGACACGATGTCGCGGACGAGCGCGACGAGCTGCCGGGACTCCTCGGTGGGCAGACGGCGTTCCACCGGCTGCGGGGCACGGTCGGACATGACGGCGCTCTCCTCCCTGTCGGGCGTTGCGGCGGTCGCGCGCTCGGGGTCGGAGAGGCGCCGCCGGGTGATCTCCCGGAAGTGACCCGGGAAAAACAGGCTGCCCCGCCGATCCTGCCCTTCCGGATCACGGGTGGCACGGTCATCGGCTGTGGCGGGTTGAGTATGCCCGATCGAATGCCTCCCGTCACGGGGGGTCAACGCGCAGGCCGGACGGGGTGGGAGAGGCCGTGGACCACGGCGAATTGGTCCGAACCATTGGCCCGGCCGGCCGAGCCCTTCCGCGGTTCCACCGAGACCTGTCGCGACCACGCCCCATCGGGCGCTCCCGCCCGCGGCTCGGCCCGGGCCGTCAGAGCAGACCGAGCTGGGTGACGAGCATCGCGAACACGACCACGAAGGCCCAGCCTGCGATGTGTTCCATCAGCTTCGAGCCGTCCTCGGGGCCGCCGGTGCGCGCACGGCGGGCGTGGTGGGCGTTTCCTGCGGCGGTGGTCGCGGTCATGGCGTCTCGCTCTTCGTGCGGCTTCGGCTGGGGTCCCCCGGGACCCGACCAGACTGCCAGGACCTCGGGCTACGGAAAACGAGATCCCGGTCACGGCCGGGGCGGCCCGGGCCCCGGGGACTTCCCGCTCGCCCGGCGGGGCAGGGAAACGGACCGGGCCGGGAGGCGCGGAGGGGAGCGCGCAGTGGGCGACGCCACACCGGACCGGGGCCAGGTCGTGTCCGCGAGTCCCGCCCGGCCCGCGACGCCTGGCACACACTCTCGCGGCGTTGCCGGAATGCCCGAGTAGCACCGCTACGAGGACACTCCGGCGCCCGCGTACACCGCGACGGCCGCCTGCCGGCCCGGCCGGGGACGTCGGCGTCGTCGGGGACCGCCGCGAAGCCGCACATGCTCACAGCAGGCCGAGCGACCTCAGCACGCGGTGCCGGCCCGGAGTCGTCCGGGTCGGCCAGTAGACGTAACACACCCCGCCCGTGCCGCTTCTGACCCGGCCACCGGCGTCGTAGCGCTTGGTCCGCAGCCAGATGTTCTCGAACTCGCGCCGCCGGTAGACCCGGCGTACCGCGTCGTTGTCGGGCGACGCGGGGTCGTTGGCGATGACGTCTCCCCCGGGGGTGAAGCCGATGACCGTCATCAGGTGGCCGGCCGTCCCGTATCCGGCGCCGGTCAGTTCCTCCTCGCGGAAGGACTGGGAGGTGATGACGGGGATGCCGACGCGGACCAGCCGCTCCACGTCGGCGAGCGAGCCGAGCCGGGTGACGGCGGCGTTCAGGTCGCGGTACGTGGCGGCGTAGGCGGCGTTGAACGGCCAGTTGCCGCAGCCCTCGTACTGGTAGTCGTAGGTCTGGCGGGCGGCGTGGCAGACCTGGGGGTCGGGCAGGCCGGGCTTGACCCAGGCCAGGTCCTCCGCCGTCGGGCGCCGCCCCCAGTACTCGATGATCATCTGCGAGGAGGTGGGGCTGCACCATGCCTCGCCGCCGTTGTCGTACTCCGGGTACTGCCCGATGTGGATGTTCTGCGAGTAGCGGGGCACGGGCAGTTCGCGGGCGAGCGCGGGGGTGCTCGCGGGCACGGTGAAGCGGTCGGGGACGTCGGAGGCCATCGCGCCGACCCGCCAGACGGTCGGGGTGAGGCGGCTGCCCGGGGTGCGGTAGAGCGTGAGCCGCAGCCGGTAGGAGACCAGGCGGACGCCGCTCGCCGGGTCGTCCACCGAGAAGGTGTCCGTCCACACGGAGCTGTACGGGTCGCCCTGGCCGTCGACGGACGTACGGCGGATGTCGCCGTCGCCCGCCGCCCAGCGGCCCATCACGAACCAGGGCGTCGCGGTGCCGTCCGCGTAGACGCCGCTCAGCTCGACCTGGATCCAGGTGCCGGCCGGGGTGCGGGCGTTCCAGGAGGCGATCACCTCGGTGGCGGGGACGGCGGAGCGGTGCGCGGGGGAGGTCCAGGTGGCGTAGTCCCAGGCGGCCGTCCCGCCGGTGTGCGGGTCGGTGTAGTCGGTGCGGCCGGCCGGGGCGGCGATCACCACGCCGGGCCGGGGCCCCGGGAGCACCCGGGTTCCGTCGCCCGTGCCGCAGCGCCAGTCGGTGTAGGTGTGCCAGAAACGGTTGTCCACGAGGGCCCCCGGGGCGGCGGAGCGGCCGGCGGGCGAGGTCGGGGCGGCGGACGCGGACGGGGCGGAGCCCACCGTGCCGGCGGCCGCCGCGGCGGCGAGCGCGGCGGTCAGAACGGTTCTGCGCGAAGTCGGACTGGTCATGGTCGTGACCCCCGGTCGGATGCGGAATGGTCTGCGGGTGCCGTGCGGTGGGCCAACTATCCCGGTTCCGGGCCGGATCGGGCCAGCGGTTCGGCAGCCGCCGCTCCACCAATATGGGTCTGGACCACTGGCGTGACCTGCGGTGGACCCCGGACGCTTTCGTGCCGGAACGTACCCTGGAGCCATGGACGACCTGGCCCGCCACGCCGATGACCTCTCCTGCCTGCCCCCGTCCTGCGGACCGGTGCGGCTCGTCGCGGTCGACGGGCACGCCGGCTCGGGCAAGAGCACCTTCGCCGCCCGCCTCGCGGCGGCGCTGGGCGGTGCGCCGGTCCTCCATCTGGACGACCTCGCCACGCACGAGGAGCTGTTCGGCTGGACGGGGCGGCTGCGGGAGCAGGTGCTCCTGCCCCTGTCGCGCGGCGAGAGCGCCCGCTATGCCCCGTACGACTGGACGGAGCGCCGCTTCGGTCCGGCGCGGACCCTGGAGCCGGCTCCGGTGGTGCTGGTGGAGGGAGTCGGCGCGGGACGCCGTCAGGTGCGCCAGTGGCTGGCGGCGCTGTGCTGGATGGAGTTGGACCGGGACACGTCCTGGGAGCGGGGCCGGCGGCGGGACGGCGCCGGGCTCACCGGCTTCTGGGACGGGTGGATTCGCGCCGAGGAGCGGCATTTCGCCGAGGATCCCTCACGGCCCTACGCCGACACTCTGGTACGCCAGTTGCCTGAGGGATACGCGTGGCTGGCGGGGCCCCGCGCGACAGCGGGACCGAACCGAACCGTCACACACGGTAGCCGCGAGGCCCCGCCATACTGAGCAGTCGGAAATCGCCCCGGAAGTGCCCCAACTCTGCTTGACCGAGGGGCCTTACTGGTCTTACGTTCTCATTGTGCGGCTTTTCGAAGCCCTCCTGGACGCGAAGCCCCCGGTTGTTCCCCCGTGACCGGGGGCTTCGCCCTGCGCCCCCACCGCCGCCCCGGCGACCACGCAGAGCGATTCACTCACCCTGGGTCACCACCGCGGAGGCCGACCGTCGAGCGGCCACCTCCCCGTGCGCGGGTACGATGCACCTCGGTGTGGTCAATTCCCTTCCTCCACGCCGTGATTCAGCACGCTCCGGTGGGCATGCTGTGCGGGCGGGACATCCTGGGGGCACGGTTTGTGGGGGACCTGATGGACATCGGCACACAGGGCGCTGGAGCCCCTGCCGACCTCGCCTGGCTGCGTGGCGTGGACGCCTACACGATGGGCGCCTACCCGCAGGCCGAGGAGGAGTTCAGAGCCGCGGTGCGGTTCGATCCGGGCATGGCGGACGGCTGGCTCGGCCTCCACGCGCTGCGCATCGACACCACCACGGCCCTGTTACGCATGTACCGGCACCGCGACCGCTTCGGCGAGCAGCGCGCTCGCCACCGCCGTACGCTCAACTCCTGGTACTGGCTGGGCTGGTGGGTGCAGCCGGTGCTGGAGAGCCAGCGCGATCTGCTGCTGGCGCACGCCTCGCACTGGCTGGACGGCCGCCATGTCCCGGAGCTGGACCGGGCGTTGGCGGGGCTTCCGCCGGTGGACGCGGACCCACAGGTGCGCTTCCTGCACGCCTGCCGGTCCTATCTGGTCAAGGACTGGGAGCAGTTGGTGCGCTGCACCGAGCAGCTCGTCGACGATCCGATGCTGGGCATCGAGGCGGGCCTGTTCGGCGGGATGGCGCGGGTGCGGCTGGAGATGTTCGGGCAGGCGGAGCCCCTGCTGTCGGCGGCGCTGATGCGCTGCCGCAGCGAACAGCCGCAGCGCAAGGAGCTGCGCTACTGGCTGGCGCGGGCCCACGAGGGCACCGGGCGCAGCGCGGCCGCCCTGCCGCTGTACCGGGCGGTGCACCGGGTCGACCCGGCCTTCATGGACACGTCCGCCCGGCTCGCCGCGCTCGTGGAGGGCGACGGGTACGACGAGTCGGCGGATCTGGCCGCGGTGACACTGACCGGTTTCGGCTCGGGCGGATCGGGGCCGGGTGCGCAGCCGGAGGGCGACGCGCTGCTCGGCACCGATCTGGTGGACGGGCGCGAGTCCTGGCCGGTGAGCGACGCGGGGCTGCTCGGCGAAGCCCCGGCCCCCGGCCCGGGCGAAGCCCCGGTCCCCGGTCCGCCCGCCCCCGTCGAGGGCGCCCGCCGCACCAAGACCCGGAAGCCGCCGCCCTTCCCGGCCGGGCCGAGCGATCCCGCCCTGCTCGCCGACGCGCTGGCGCAGCTGGAGCGCATGGTCGGTCTCGAACCGGTCAAGCGGCAGGTCAAAGCGCTCTCGGCGCAGTTGAACATGGCCCGGCTGCGGGCCGAGCAGGGGCTCCCCGTCCAGCCGCCGAAGCGTCACTTCGTCTTCTCCGGCCCCTCCGGCACCGGCAAGACCACCGTGGCGCGCATCCTGGGCCGGGTCTTCTACGCGCTCGGGCTGCTCGGCGGCGACCATCTGGTCGAGGCCCAACGCTCCGATCTGGTGGGGGAGTTCCTGGGGCAGACGGCGGTGAAGGCCAATGAGCTCATCGACTCGGCCCT is a window from the Streptomyces sp. MMBL 11-1 genome containing:
- a CDS encoding acyl-CoA dehydrogenase family protein; this encodes MSDRAPQPVERRLPTEESRQLVALVRDIVSKEIAPRAAEEEDAGVFPREVFTLLSEAGLLGLPYDSAHGGGDQPYEVYLQVLEELAAARLTVGLGVSVHSLACHALAGYGTDEQRATHLPAMLSGGLLGAYCLSEPASGSDAASLRTKAVRDGDDWVITGTKAWITHGGVADFCTVLARTGVEGPRGITAFLVPGDAEGLNAALPEKKMGMKGSPTAQLHFDGVRVAVDRRIGEEGQGFAIALSALDSGRLGIAACAVGVAQAALDEAVRYATDRRQFGRPIADFQGLRFMLADMATQIEAGRALYLEAARLRDAGEPFSRQAAMAKLFCTDAAMRVTTDAVQVLGGYGYTLDFPVERLMREAKVLQIVEGTNQIQRMVIARHLAGPETR
- a CDS encoding SCO1431 family membrane protein, which produces MTATTAAGNAHHARRARTGGPEDGSKLMEHIAGWAFVVVFAMLVTQLGLL
- a CDS encoding peptidase C39 family protein, translated to MTSPTSRRTVLTAALAAAAAAGTVGSAPSASAAPTSPAGRSAAPGALVDNRFWHTYTDWRCGTGDGTRVLPGPRPGVVIAAPAGRTDYTDPHTGGTAAWDYATWTSPAHRSAVPATEVIASWNARTPAGTWIQVELSGVYADGTATPWFVMGRWAAGDGDIRRTSVDGQGDPYSSVWTDTFSVDDPASGVRLVSYRLRLTLYRTPGSRLTPTVWRVGAMASDVPDRFTVPASTPALARELPVPRYSQNIHIGQYPEYDNGGEAWCSPTSSQMIIEYWGRRPTAEDLAWVKPGLPDPQVCHAARQTYDYQYEGCGNWPFNAAYAATYRDLNAAVTRLGSLADVERLVRVGIPVITSQSFREEELTGAGYGTAGHLMTVIGFTPGGDVIANDPASPDNDAVRRVYRRREFENIWLRTKRYDAGGRVRSGTGGVCYVYWPTRTTPGRHRVLRSLGLL
- a CDS encoding uridine kinase family protein, which gives rise to MDDLARHADDLSCLPPSCGPVRLVAVDGHAGSGKSTFAARLAAALGGAPVLHLDDLATHEELFGWTGRLREQVLLPLSRGESARYAPYDWTERRFGPARTLEPAPVVLVEGVGAGRRQVRQWLAALCWMELDRDTSWERGRRRDGAGLTGFWDGWIRAEERHFAEDPSRPYADTLVRQLPEGYAWLAGPRATAGPNRTVTHGSREAPPY
- a CDS encoding AAA family ATPase; translation: MDIGTQGAGAPADLAWLRGVDAYTMGAYPQAEEEFRAAVRFDPGMADGWLGLHALRIDTTTALLRMYRHRDRFGEQRARHRRTLNSWYWLGWWVQPVLESQRDLLLAHASHWLDGRHVPELDRALAGLPPVDADPQVRFLHACRSYLVKDWEQLVRCTEQLVDDPMLGIEAGLFGGMARVRLEMFGQAEPLLSAALMRCRSEQPQRKELRYWLARAHEGTGRSAAALPLYRAVHRVDPAFMDTSARLAALVEGDGYDESADLAAVTLTGFGSGGSGPGAQPEGDALLGTDLVDGRESWPVSDAGLLGEAPAPGPGEAPVPGPPAPVEGARRTKTRKPPPFPAGPSDPALLADALAQLERMVGLEPVKRQVKALSAQLNMARLRAEQGLPVQPPKRHFVFSGPSGTGKTTVARILGRVFYALGLLGGDHLVEAQRSDLVGEFLGQTAVKANELIDSALGGVLFVDEAYSLANSGYSKGDAYGDEALQVLLKRAEDNRDHLVVILAGYPEGMDRLLATNPGLSSRFTSRVDFPSYRPLELTAIGSVLAAENDDVWDEEAVDELRSISGHVVDQGWIDELGNGRFLRTLYEKSCAYRDLRLSGYPGELTREDLSTLRLADLMQAYGEVLSGRGPVGRGKQEPGAG